DNA from Arthrobacter sp. PvP023:
GGCCCGCGTACATGAACGCGTGCAGGCACAGGCCGATGGTCACTGCCAGGACGATGACCACGGCGTTCTTGGTATCGAACATGGGGAAGGCGAAGAACGGCCAGGTGGCACCGGTGATGGCGCCGACCAGGTACACGGGCTTCCGGCCCCAGCTGTCCACGAGCCGTCCCACCTGCGGGATGACCAGGAAGTGGATGACGTGGGCGATCAGCAGCGCCAGCAGGAGCGAGGACGTGTCGTACTTATGGACGCTCTTGAGGTAAACGATCGCGAAGCTGACCACGAGGTAATACATGATGTTTTCCGCGAACCGGAGGCCCATGGCCTGCAGGATGCCCTTGGGGTACTTGCGGATGACCTCGCCGACGCCGTAGCTAACGGCCTGCTCCTGCTCCAGCTGTGCTTTCGCTTCCAGGAAGATCGGCGACTCGGAGACGTTGGTGCGGATGTAGTAGCCCACGAATACGATCACCGCGGAGAGCCAGAATGCCACGCGCCAGCCCCAGCTGAGGAAGTCAGCGCTGCTGAGGACGTTGGACATGATGAACAGGACCAGGGTGGCCAGCAGGTTGCCTACGGGAACGGCGGACTGGGGCCAGCTGGACCAGAATCCGCGGGACTCGTTGGGGCTGTGCTCGGCGACGAGCAGCACGGCGCCGCCCCATTCGCCGCCCAGTGCGAAGCCTTGGATGAAGCGCAGGAACACCAGGAGTGCCGGGGCGAGGTAGCCGATCTCGGCGAAGCCGGGGAGGCAGCCCATCAGGAACGTCGACACACCGATGATCACGATGGTGAGCTGAAGGGTGGGCTTGCGGCCCAGCTTGTCTCCGATCTGGCCGAAGACGATGCCGCCGAGCGGGCGGGCCACGAAGCCGACTGCGTAGGTGATGAAGGCCTGGATGATGCCGTCCAGCTCATTGCCGGTGGCCGGGAAGAAGTACTTTCCGAACACCAGGGTTGCTGCAGTGGCGTAGAGGAAGAATTCGTACCATTCCACTACGGTGCCAACCATGGAGGCTGCGACGATTTTCTTGAGGCCGGCGCCCTTTGGGGCGGGAGCGGCCGGTGTTGCAGAGCGTTGTTCTACGCTCATGTTGGTTCTCCTTAGTGTCCACGGTGACACGCGCTGTGATCCACAGCACTGAATGGGCTCAGATGAGTATTGCCGCAGAAACTCCGCGGTTCAATGGCCAAACCGGCACTCCTTGTGTGCAGAATTGCAGATATGGAAGCTAATCCCGACGACCTCCTCGTCCTGTTGGCCGTCTCGCGGTCAGCCAAATTCACGACGGCGGCGCAGGCCCTGGGCTTGAACCACACCACCGTCTCGCGCCGGATAGCGGCCTTGGAGAAAACGCTGGGCGGCCGCGTCCTCTCCCGGGCCGCCGGCGCCTGGGAACTCACGGAGCTCGGCGCCGAGGCCGTGCTGGTGGCCGAGCAAGTGGAACAAGCCGTGCGCAGCCTGGGCAAGCCCGGCCAGGCGCCGGACCCCATCACGGGAGTTGTCCGCATGACGGCCACGGACGGCTTCAGCGCCTACATCGCCGCGCCGGCGGTGGCGAAGCTGCGGCGCAAGCATCCCGGGCTCAGCGTGGAGATCGTGACTGTCACCCGCCGGGCCCTGCAGCAGCGCTCCGGGCTGGACATCGAGGTGGTGGTGGGCGAGCCCCAGGTGCACCGCGCCGAGGCCTTCAAACTAGGCGAATACGTGCTGGGCATGTACGCCTCGCGGGCCTACCTGGCCGAAAACGGGACACCGGCGACTGTGGAGGAACTGACGGAACATCCGCTGGTGTATTTCGTGGACTCCATGCTTCAGGTGGACGACCTCGACGCCCCGCGCAGGCTTGTCCCGGCCATGAAGGACGGCCTGAGCTCCACCAACGTGTTTGTCCATGTGGAAGCGACCCGCGCCGGTGCGGGAATCGGCTTCCTGCCCTGCTTCATGGGCGACCTGCACCAGGACCTGGTCCGGCTGCTTCCGGACGCTTTCTCCGAGCGGCTCCCCTACTGGATGGTGCTGCGGCCCGACTCCATGCGTCGTCCGGCCGTTGCGGCGCTGGTGCAGGCGCTGCGGGACCAGACAGTGGAGCACCGGGAGCACCTGCTGGGGAGGAACTGAGGGCTATGTTCAGGGCATCCGGCACGGCGTAGTGTCAGAAGTAGGGGATGTCGGAGAGCCTTCGCTGGTGTGAACGCGTCGAATCTGTGTATATCCACCATCGTGGCTGCGGGCGCTCAAGAGTCCGCGGCTCCCGCCCGGCCCCAAGGGTCAGGCATGTGAAGGATCGAGGCCGCCATGGCTCCCGGCACCGGCGACGCCCCGACCCCCGAGCAACTCCAGGATCTCTTGCTTGAAAGCCCCGGATTCACGGAGTTCCTCCTGGGCCTGACCACCATCTCCGCCTCCCGCCTAGGCGGCCGCAATCCGATGCTGTGCGCCATTACCGTGGAGCGCGACGGCAGCCCGGCAACCGTGGCCAGCAGCGACAACGAGGCGTTGCGGATGGACGAGAAGCAGTACGCCTACGACGACGGCCCTTGCCTGACAGCCCTCCGGCAACAGCACACGGTACTGGTCCCGGACCTGGGAAATGACCGCCGGTGGGAGCACTATGCCCTGGCCGTTTCGGGAGAGGGCATCCGTTCCGTCCTGGCGGTCCCCATCCGCACCGACCCCGGCGCCGCTGCTGCCCTGAACTGCTATGCCCGGAGCACCGACGCTTTCGACGCTGCCACCATTTCCTCCGTCGAGGAGCACACGGATTCCATTTCCCGGATCCTCCGCCTGGCACTCCGTGTCCATCCGGCGGAGATCTACCCGGAGCGCCTCCGGTCAGCCCTCAAATCACGGGCCGTCATCGACGCCGCCGTTTCGCTGATCATGGTCCAGAACCGCAGCAGCAGGGACCAGGCGATGGAGTTGCTACACCTGGCGGCGCGGGCCAGCGACAGCAAACTTCACACCATCGCCGCGGACATCCTCTCCGGCGCCGGACTTCCCGGCGGGGACATAACTCCCGGCGGGGACATCCGGCCGGAATGAAGGAAGCCTCCGCGCGAGTCAGGGGACTCAAGCGCGGAGGCTTCCTGCCCTCCGGTCTTGGGGGAAAGCGGAGAGCTTCCACAAACTTACAACGCCCTCAGGGCCCAAAAGCAAGAAATGGCTCCGAAAGCCGATTCTTGAGGCAACTTTGCGCTTGCCGCGACCTTATGTTGCAGCCGCCTTGTGCCTTTGTTGCGGGAACGGGGCCGGATGTCCTAATGCAGGAGCCGGCTGCTAGTCCGGTGCGCCGGGCGCCTCCGGTGCCGGGGCCGGTGCCGGATCGTGGCGGACGGCTGCGCCGGCGGCAAAAGCACGCACCTTGGCGTCATCCCAGATGTGGGCCGGTACGCCGCCGCCCAGGAGCCTGCGGGCCAGCCGGGGGTCGTCATCGAACGGCTGGTCGCTGCCGGCCATCACCATGTTGCCGTACCGGCGGCCCTTGAGCATGGCGGGATCGGCGATGATCAGGGTGTGCTCGAATACTGCTGCGATGCTGGCGGCATCCTCGCGGGCGTTCTTCAGGTCCGGAGCGTCCCCGGAATTCACCACGTAGATCCCGCCCGGGGCCAGCACCCGCCTGGCATGCCCGTTGAACTCTGCAGTGGTCAGCGGCCGTGGAGTGAGCGCACCGGCAAACACATCGCGGATGATCACGTCGCGGGTCTGGGGCGTGAGCGACTCGGTGACTTCACGCGCTTCGCCCACACGCAGCCGCAGCAGCGGGGCCTTGGGGAGGTCGAACCAGCCGCGGACGTACTCCGCCAGCTTGCCGTCCAGTTCCACGACCACTTGTCGGGCTTCCGGGTACGCGGCGTGGAAGTAGCGCGCCAGCGAGCACGCACCTCCGCCCAGGTGAAGTGCTCGCAGCTTGGGCCTGCCCTCCCGGGGCCACCGGGATTCGACCAGCGCGGCCATCCACCGCATGTATTCAAAGTCAAGGAAGAGCGGATCCGCCAGGTCGATGTGCGAGCTCATGACGCCGTTGATGCGCAGCAACCAGCCGTTCGAATTGTCCTGGTCCGCGATCAGCTCGCAGTCCCCGGTGTCGATGTAGTACACGCCCTCAACCGGACCGTCAGGGCGGGTTCCCTTGGGCACCTCCACTACTCCCGGCGTCGAACGTTCAGCGTTCCTGCCGGCAGGCCGGCCCTTACGTGCCATCTAGCCGGCCACCGTATTGCTCATGCCCCAACCCTAGTTGACCGGCGGGGGGCTTCAACTGCCACCCGGAATTTCCTCCGGGCGGCAGGAATTACGTTTCCAAGAACTAATACACCAAGGGTGCTTACTATTTGATAGTAATCATGCTTACTATTTAGTAGCCAGTTATTGCTGGTTCTTGATCAGCAGCCGACCTTCTTGGAAAGAGAGCGCGAAGATGACAGAGAACCGATGGCCACAGGACGGTAGCTACGGCACCCCTGGGGTCGCAGAGCAAACGGCCGTCCCGGCGATGCCGGAAACCGACGCCGCCTATGATGCCGCCTACCCGGCACCGCAAGGCACGCCGTCGAGGACGGAGACGGCCAAACAGGAGGCCGGGGACGTTGCCCACCAGGCAACCGACTCCGCCCAGCACGTGGCTGAAACTGCCAAGGCCGAGGCCGCCAACGTCGCCGGAGAGGTCAAGGCCAACGCCAAGGATCTGCTCTACCAGGCAAAGACGGACCTGACAGACCAGGCCGGCGCCCAGCAGCAGAAGGTGGCCCAGGGCCTCCATTCGATTTCCGGCGAACTCCGCACCATGGCGGACGCCTCCGATCAGCCCGGTGTGGCCACCGACCTGATCCGCCAGGCTGCGGACCGGTCCGCGTCTGTGGCGTCGTGGCTGGAAGGCCGGGACCCCGGATCACTGCTCGACGAGGTTAAGACGTTCGCACGGCAGCGCCCGGGAACGTTCCTGATGCTCGCGGCCGGAGCGGGAATCCTTGCCGGCCGGCTGACTCGCAGCCTCACTGCCGGGGCACCGGACTCGACGGGCGCCTCGCTCAGCGGCGGCACCGCACGTCCTCCCATCTCCAGCGTGCCCGGCTACGTTCCCGACACCGGGACAGCGGTTCCGCCGCCGCCGGTGCAGATGCCGGCCCCCGACGCCAACACTGCCGGGCTGTCCGTCGCCGGAGCAGGCACCGGCGCTTATGCCGGCACCAGCGCGTATTCCAACGAGCGGACCGGCGCCGACAGCTATTCCGAGGACACGTACCCGCCCAGCCCCCTGGCGGAGGAGGGAACCCAGCGGGACCAGTGGGCTTCGGATCCGCTGGCGAAGGATCCGCTGGCAACCGACCCCCTCGCGGACGATCCGTACCGTGACGACCCCCTGCGCGGAGGGCAGCGATGAGCAGTCAGTATCCGGAAACCACTCCTTCGGCGGCGCACGCCAAAGCGGATAACAACTCCCTCGGCGACCTGCTCGGCGACGTGACCCGGGACATCTCCACGCTGATGCGCCAAGAGGTGGAACTGGCCAAGGCCGAACTGAAGCAGTCGGCGTCCCGGGCCGGCAAAGGCGGCGGGATGCTGGCCGGGGCCGGAGTGGCTGGCCACTTCGTGCTCCTGTTCCTCTCCTTGGCCCTCTGGTGGGCTTTGGGGACAATCATGGGACTCGGCTGGTCCGCCGTCGTCCTCGCCGTTATCTGGGGAATCGTCGCCGCCGTCCTGGCAGCCGTTGGCCGTAAGCAGCTGAACGCGATCAAGGGCATGCCGCAGACAGCGGAGACGCTCCAGGAAATACCTCCCACCCTTAAACCCAGCCACTAGACCCAGGCACAAAGAGAGCTCGAGGTACACACGATGAGTGAAAACCCGGACGCCATCCGCGCCGACATCGAAGCAACCCGCGCGCGGCTCGGCACCAATGTCGATGCCGTGGCGGACAAAGTTACCCCGTCGAACATCGTCCACCGGCAGACGGACAAGGTTAAGGACGCCGTGTTCGGAGTAAAGGAGAAGGTCATGGGAACAGCTGAGCACGCTACTGACCGGGTGCATTCCGGCACCGGCAGTGCGGGAGCCCACCTTTCGGACGCCGGCGCGGCCATCGGGGACACGCCACGGCAAGTACGCACCAAGACGCAAGGCAACCCGCTCGCGGCAGGGCTGATCGCATTCGGCGCCGGGATGCTGTTCTCTTCGTTGATCCCGGCGAGCGAGAAGGAGCGTGAGGCCGCTGATGCCCTCAAGACGAAGGCCGAGCCGCTCACCACGGAGCTGACCGAAGCCGCCAAGGACGTCGCCCAGGGCCTGAAGGCCCCGGCGCAGGACGCCATGGAGAACGTCAAGGCAACCGCTATGGAGGCGACTGACCATGTCAAGGCTGAAGGCCAGGGGGCAGTGGACGACGTGAAGTACCGCGCCGCAGACGCCAAGGACAACGTCCAACAGGTGTAGCCCGCCCCGGAAGACGGCCGGTTGCCCTCGCTGACGCGCTGGGCAGCCGGCCGCTGCGCTTTACCACGAAAGAAGATTCCAATGGCCAAGAACCCTGCCACCGAGAACGGCACCGCAGCCCGCCCCGACGCCGAAACGCAAGAGAGCAGCACTGCCAAAGCCCGGACTGCGCCTGCACCGGATGACTCCCGCAAACCGGACAGTCCAGCCGATGTCAGCAAGCCCTCGTGGAAGTACATCGCGAAAAAGACCTTCCGGGAATTCACCAAAGACCAGTGCCCGGACCTCGCTGCCGCCCTGACCTACTATTCGGTCCTCTCAATCTTCCCGGCATTGTTGGCACTGGTGTCCCTGCTCGGTATTTTCGGCGACGCCCAGAAAACTACGTCCGCGCTTCTAGACATCGTGCAGGGCATAGCACCGGGCGAGACCGTAAACACGATCCGCCCCGTGGTTGAAGACCTGGCAGGCTCCCCGGCGGCAGGCTTCACCCTCATCCTTGGACTCCTCACCGCCCTCTGGTCCGCGTCAGGCTACGTAGGCGCCTTCGGCCGCGCCATGAACCGGGTCTACGAGGTCGATGAGGGCAGGCCGTTCCTCAAGCTCCGCGGCACCATGCTCGGCGTCACTGTCGTCAACCTGCTGATCGTCGTCGTGCTGGCCGCGATGCTCGTGCTTAGCGGTCCGGTGGCAGAGTCCGTCGGGAACGTGATCGGCCTGGGCGACGCGTTCCTGGCCGTCTGGAACATCGCCAAATGGCCCGTGATGCTGGTGCTGGTCATTGTGGCGATCGCCGTCCTGTTCTACGCCACCCCCAACGTGAAGCAGCCGAAATTCCGCTGGATGAGCATGGGATCGGCCATCGCCCTCGTGGTCTTCCTGCTGGCGTCCCTGGCGTTCGGCTTCTACGTGGCCAACTACAACAGCTACAACAAGACCTACGGCGCCATCGGCGGCGTGATCATCGCGCTGCTGTGGCTGTGGATCCTGAACATGTCCCTGCTGTTCGGCGCCGAGTTCGACGCCGAGATGGAGCGGGGCCGCCAGCTCCAGGCCGGCATCGAGGCCGAGGAAACCATCCAGCTGCCGCCCCGGGACACCAAGCAAAGCGACAAGCTGCAGGTCCGGGAAGAAGAGGATATCCGGCGGGGACGCGACCTTCGCGAACGTCACGACCGCGAGCGCCGGGACCGCGAACAGGACCAAAGCCCCTAGCGCAAACGGCATGCCCGGTCTCTACTGGGTGGACATTGCGACCAGGCGGACATTGCCCCGCCTATGAGGGGAGGTTCCATGCCGGCTCCAGCACGGAATCCGGACGGACCGGTCGCGGTGGGCTATGACGGATCCGAACCGTCACAGCTGGCCGTCCGGTGGGCCGCCGGGCACGCCGCCGCCACGAACCGGACATTGAAGGTGGTCCACGCGTGGGTCTGGCCCGTCTTCACCAAGAATCTGGGTCCGGTCAAAGGCGTTGAAGGCAGCGGGCTGAGGCATGCTGCCGAGGCCACCCTCCAGGAAGGCCTGGACCTGGCCCGCTCGGTTGCGGCCGGGCTGAACGCCACGCTGGACATTTCCGGCGTCATTGAGCCCGGGCTTCCTGCCCAGGTCCTCCGTGCTGCGGCGGAACGCGCGGGCGTGCTCGCCGTGGGCCACCGCGGCATGGGCCGCTTCCTGGGCCAGCTGGTGGGTTCCGCCTGCCTCGACTTGGCCGTCCACTCCCCCTGTCCCCTCATGGTGGTCCGCTACGCGGGCCGTCCCGGACAGCCGATAGCGGCCGGAATAGACGAAAAACCCCGGCACACGAAGGTGGTCTCGGAGGCGGCGCGCATGGCGGCCGACTTGAACGTCCCGCTGCAGCTGATCCATGTGGCCGGGGACCAGCACCAGGCACAACACGGGCGGCATGCACCGCTCCACGGCAAGGAACTACTGGACCAGGCCGTGGAACTGGCCAGGAGCCTCGCCCCGGACGTCCCCGTGGAGGGCATCCTGCTGGAGAGCCACCCCGTAGCAAAGGAACTGCTGGCCGCCGCGGCCCAGGCCGACGTCCTGGTGCTGGGTGCGCATCACCGCGAGGGACATCCGGGGAGTACTGTCTCCTCGGCGTTGGAGCGCGCACTGTGCAACGTGCTGATCACGCGGTGACAGCCGTGGCGGAATAACCGGACAGGAAGTGTGCCGTGCGTGCTTGGTGGGTTGGCAAACCGGGTCCCGTGGCGGGGCATCCCCTGGTGTTCGGCGACCGCCCCGATCCAAGCCCCGGGCCGGGCGAGGTCCTGCTGTCTGTTCGGGTGTGCGGAGTGTGCCGCACCGACCTCCACCTTGCCGAAGGCGATCTCGCGCCGCGCAGGACCGGCGTCATTCCCGGCCATGAAGTGGTGGGCGAAGTCGTGGAGCTTGGCGAACGCGCCACCAGGTTCCGGATCGGGGAACGCGTGGGTGTGGCCTGGCTGGGCGGCACCTGCGGACACTGCCGTTTCTGCCTCCGCTCCCAGGAGAACCTGTGCCTGTCCCCCACCTTCACGGGCTGGGACCGCGACGGCGGCTACGCGGACCGCGTGACGGTCAATGAGGACTACGCCTACAGGATTCCGGAGGTCTTCCCGGACGAGCAGGCCGCACCCCTGCTGTGCGCGGGCATCATCGGCTACCGGGCCCTGGCCCGCGCCCAGGTTCCGGAGGGCGGCCGCCTCGGCATCTACGGTTTCGGCGGCTCCGCCCATCTGGCCGCGCAGGTGGCCATACACCGCGGAGCCAGCGTGTACGTGATGACCCGCTCGGAGGAAGCCCGGCGCCTTGCCTTGGAGCTCGGAGCGGCTTTCGCCGGTGACGCCGACGACGAACCTCCCGTGCCGCTCGATTCGGCCATCCTTTTCGCACCGGTGGGCTGGCTGGTGCCGCAGGCGCTGCGCGCCCTGGACCGCGGAGGCACGCTGGCGGTGGCGGGAATCCACCTGAGCGATATCCCGCCGCTGCATTACGGATCGGAACTGTTCCAGGAACGGCAGCTGCGCAGCGTCACGGCAAATACCAGGGCCGACGGCGAGGAATTCCTTCGCGTCGCCGCGGAAATACCGCTTCGCCCCACCACCGTCCCCTACCGGATGGAGGATGCCGGCCGTGCGCTGCAGGACCTCGCGGCGGACCGCATTACCGGAGCCGCCGTACTGCACATGGATTAGGCGCTACAGGTGCCCGGTCCCAGGATTACGTGCCCGGGATCAGGCGCCGAGCCGGAATTCGTGATGCCGCCCGGCGTGCAGCAGGACGTGCTGGGTTCCCACCCGGACCAGCACGGGGGAAGCGTCCCCCGGGTCCGCGGAAACCAGCAGGCGGCCCTTCTCCAGGTGCACCGCCAGCAGCTGGTCCCGGTAGCGCACATTGAATGTGACCCTGCCGAGCTCCGTGGGCAGGCGGGGAGAGAAATCAAGCGCGTCCCTCGTAATGCGCAGGCCGGCGAAGCTGCGCTGGATGACGTCGATGGAACCGGCCATGGCACCCAGGTGGATGCCCGCCCGGGTGGTGCCGCCCTGGGTGTCGTCCAGGTCCGCGTCGAGGGCTTCGCGGAACGTGTCCCACGCCCGTTCCGGATCAAGCTGAGCCAGTACGGAGGCGTGCGCCACCCTGCTCAACGTGGACCCGTGCGCCGTCCGGGCAAGGTAGAAGTCCACGGTCCTGGCGATCTGCTCCGCCGTCACGGTGTACCCGAGACGGCCCAGGAAGGTGGTGAGCTGGTCTTCGCCGAGGACGTAGAGCAGCATCAGGGCGTCCGCCTGCTTGGCCAGCCGGTAGTGGTTGGTGCTGCTGCCCTCGGCTTCGAGGATGAGGTCCAGCCGCTGGACGTTCCGGTACGTGCGGCGGTAGTGCTCCCAGTCCAGCTCCTTGAGATTCTCGTACCCGGCGAACTGGCTGATGATGCCGTCGGCAAGGAAGGGAACGAACACCCTTCGGCCGAGCCGCGCCCAGCCGTCAATTTCCTCGTCCGTGACCCTTAGCCGTTGCCGGAAGTCGTCCATGTCGAAACCCCGTACGGAACTCATGATCCACACGGCCTGGTCGCATACCCAGGCCGCCATGACGTTGGTGTAGGCGTTGTCGTCCAGGCCGCCGCCGGGGTTGTCCGGGTAGCCCGTGTGGTACTCGTCCGGACCCACCACAGCCCGGATATGGAACCTGTCCTCGGCGGGATCGTACTCCGCCATCGAAGCGAACAAGCGGGCAACCTCCACGATGATCTCCGCGCCGTGGTGGGTCAGCCAGGCGC
Protein-coding regions in this window:
- a CDS encoding MFS transporter — protein: MSVEQRSATPAAPAPKGAGLKKIVAASMVGTVVEWYEFFLYATAATLVFGKYFFPATGNELDGIIQAFITYAVGFVARPLGGIVFGQIGDKLGRKPTLQLTIVIIGVSTFLMGCLPGFAEIGYLAPALLVFLRFIQGFALGGEWGGAVLLVAEHSPNESRGFWSSWPQSAVPVGNLLATLVLFIMSNVLSSADFLSWGWRVAFWLSAVIVFVGYYIRTNVSESPIFLEAKAQLEQEQAVSYGVGEVIRKYPKGILQAMGLRFAENIMYYLVVSFAIVYLKSVHKYDTSSLLLALLIAHVIHFLVIPQVGRLVDSWGRKPVYLVGAITGATWPFFAFPMFDTKNAVVIVLAVTIGLCLHAFMYAGQPALMAELFPTRMRYAGVSLGSQVTSIFAGSLAPLLATQWLKDTGSWVPTAIYLVVACAVTTVAVLSLKETKGIALEEVDRADAEREGLAVAATR
- a CDS encoding LysR family transcriptional regulator; the protein is MEANPDDLLVLLAVSRSAKFTTAAQALGLNHTTVSRRIAALEKTLGGRVLSRAAGAWELTELGAEAVLVAEQVEQAVRSLGKPGQAPDPITGVVRMTATDGFSAYIAAPAVAKLRRKHPGLSVEIVTVTRRALQQRSGLDIEVVVGEPQVHRAEAFKLGEYVLGMYASRAYLAENGTPATVEELTEHPLVYFVDSMLQVDDLDAPRRLVPAMKDGLSSTNVFVHVEATRAGAGIGFLPCFMGDLHQDLVRLLPDAFSERLPYWMVLRPDSMRRPAVAALVQALRDQTVEHREHLLGRN
- a CDS encoding GAF and ANTAR domain-containing protein codes for the protein MAPGTGDAPTPEQLQDLLLESPGFTEFLLGLTTISASRLGGRNPMLCAITVERDGSPATVASSDNEALRMDEKQYAYDDGPCLTALRQQHTVLVPDLGNDRRWEHYALAVSGEGIRSVLAVPIRTDPGAAAALNCYARSTDAFDAATISSVEEHTDSISRILRLALRVHPAEIYPERLRSALKSRAVIDAAVSLIMVQNRSSRDQAMELLHLAARASDSKLHTIAADILSGAGLPGGDITPGGDIRPE
- a CDS encoding spermidine synthase, translating into MARKGRPAGRNAERSTPGVVEVPKGTRPDGPVEGVYYIDTGDCELIADQDNSNGWLLRINGVMSSHIDLADPLFLDFEYMRWMAALVESRWPREGRPKLRALHLGGGACSLARYFHAAYPEARQVVVELDGKLAEYVRGWFDLPKAPLLRLRVGEAREVTESLTPQTRDVIIRDVFAGALTPRPLTTAEFNGHARRVLAPGGIYVVNSGDAPDLKNAREDAASIAAVFEHTLIIADPAMLKGRRYGNMVMAGSDQPFDDDPRLARRLLGGGVPAHIWDDAKVRAFAAGAAVRHDPAPAPAPEAPGAPD
- a CDS encoding phage holin family protein — translated: MSSQYPETTPSAAHAKADNNSLGDLLGDVTRDISTLMRQEVELAKAELKQSASRAGKGGGMLAGAGVAGHFVLLFLSLALWWALGTIMGLGWSAVVLAVIWGIVAAVLAAVGRKQLNAIKGMPQTAETLQEIPPTLKPSH
- a CDS encoding DUF3618 domain-containing protein; the encoded protein is MSENPDAIRADIEATRARLGTNVDAVADKVTPSNIVHRQTDKVKDAVFGVKEKVMGTAEHATDRVHSGTGSAGAHLSDAGAAIGDTPRQVRTKTQGNPLAAGLIAFGAGMLFSSLIPASEKEREAADALKTKAEPLTTELTEAAKDVAQGLKAPAQDAMENVKATAMEATDHVKAEGQGAVDDVKYRAADAKDNVQQV
- a CDS encoding YihY/virulence factor BrkB family protein; translation: MAKNPATENGTAARPDAETQESSTAKARTAPAPDDSRKPDSPADVSKPSWKYIAKKTFREFTKDQCPDLAAALTYYSVLSIFPALLALVSLLGIFGDAQKTTSALLDIVQGIAPGETVNTIRPVVEDLAGSPAAGFTLILGLLTALWSASGYVGAFGRAMNRVYEVDEGRPFLKLRGTMLGVTVVNLLIVVVLAAMLVLSGPVAESVGNVIGLGDAFLAVWNIAKWPVMLVLVIVAIAVLFYATPNVKQPKFRWMSMGSAIALVVFLLASLAFGFYVANYNSYNKTYGAIGGVIIALLWLWILNMSLLFGAEFDAEMERGRQLQAGIEAEETIQLPPRDTKQSDKLQVREEEDIRRGRDLRERHDRERRDREQDQSP
- a CDS encoding universal stress protein, translating into MPAPARNPDGPVAVGYDGSEPSQLAVRWAAGHAAATNRTLKVVHAWVWPVFTKNLGPVKGVEGSGLRHAAEATLQEGLDLARSVAAGLNATLDISGVIEPGLPAQVLRAAAERAGVLAVGHRGMGRFLGQLVGSACLDLAVHSPCPLMVVRYAGRPGQPIAAGIDEKPRHTKVVSEAARMAADLNVPLQLIHVAGDQHQAQHGRHAPLHGKELLDQAVELARSLAPDVPVEGILLESHPVAKELLAAAAQADVLVLGAHHREGHPGSTVSSALERALCNVLITR
- a CDS encoding zinc-dependent alcohol dehydrogenase family protein — encoded protein: MRAWWVGKPGPVAGHPLVFGDRPDPSPGPGEVLLSVRVCGVCRTDLHLAEGDLAPRRTGVIPGHEVVGEVVELGERATRFRIGERVGVAWLGGTCGHCRFCLRSQENLCLSPTFTGWDRDGGYADRVTVNEDYAYRIPEVFPDEQAAPLLCAGIIGYRALARAQVPEGGRLGIYGFGGSAHLAAQVAIHRGASVYVMTRSEEARRLALELGAAFAGDADDEPPVPLDSAILFAPVGWLVPQALRALDRGGTLAVAGIHLSDIPPLHYGSELFQERQLRSVTANTRADGEEFLRVAAEIPLRPTTVPYRMEDAGRALQDLAADRITGAAVLHMD